From the Amycolatopsis thermoflava N1165 genome, one window contains:
- a CDS encoding ArsR/SmtB family transcription factor, producing the protein MGDRAAKTELYDALAETAKALASGRRAELVDVLAQGERPVDELAAEIGQSVANTSQHLQRLLRSGLVRTRREGTRVFYSLAGAAVAQLWLAMRAAAEQHVEGLARLAEEYVGDRSGLETITRDELDRRLRDGDVVVLDVRPAPEFAAGHIPGAVSIPIGELRTRLTEVPDGAQVVAYCRGPYCVYADEAVRLLTAAGRQAARLEDGYPEWAAARP; encoded by the coding sequence GTGGGTGATCGAGCCGCGAAGACCGAGTTGTACGACGCGCTGGCCGAGACCGCGAAGGCGCTGGCCAGCGGGCGGCGCGCGGAGCTGGTGGACGTGCTCGCGCAGGGTGAGCGGCCGGTCGACGAGCTCGCCGCCGAGATCGGCCAGTCGGTGGCCAACACCTCCCAGCACCTGCAGCGGCTGCTGCGGTCCGGCCTGGTGCGGACCCGCCGGGAGGGCACGCGGGTGTTCTACTCGCTGGCCGGCGCCGCGGTGGCGCAGCTGTGGCTGGCGATGCGCGCGGCGGCCGAGCAGCACGTCGAGGGCCTGGCCCGGCTCGCCGAGGAGTACGTCGGCGACCGCTCCGGCCTGGAGACCATCACGCGTGACGAACTGGACCGGCGGCTCCGCGACGGCGATGTGGTGGTGCTCGACGTGCGCCCGGCCCCGGAGTTCGCGGCGGGCCACATCCCGGGCGCGGTGTCGATCCCGATCGGCGAACTGCGGACGCGGCTGACGGAGGTCCCGGACGGCGCCCAGGTGGTCGCCTACTGCCGCGGCCCGTACTGCGTCTACGCGGACGAAGCGGTCCGGCTGCTGACCGCGGCCGGGCGCCAGGCGGCCCGACTGGAGGACGGCTACCCGGAGTGGGCCGCGGCGCGCCCCTGA
- a CDS encoding polyprenyl synthetase family protein yields the protein MTAVLDSLQQGRQAVLPAMRAAVDRLDPASRAIAYYHLGWTDLDGNPTSGGGKAVRPALALLSAEAAGAPPATGLPGAVAVELVHNFSLLHDDLMDGDTERRHRPTVWAVRGAASAILTGDAMLALANEVLLDAEGPGAVAAARLLSEAVGELIRGQVLDVAFEQRDDVSLDECLDMAGGKTGALLSASSAIGAVLACAPARTVSALAEFGADLGLAFQLVDDVLGIWGEPSVTGKPVHSDLRARKKSLPVTYAVTHGGAPGRELAAWLTDGDVADDAAVRRAADLVDLAGGRAWALEEAHRRMAAGRQKLEDAEVPGRVREELLALARFIVTREA from the coding sequence ATGACCGCTGTACTCGATTCCCTGCAGCAGGGCAGGCAGGCCGTCCTGCCCGCGATGCGGGCCGCCGTCGACCGGCTCGACCCGGCCAGCCGCGCCATCGCCTACTACCACCTCGGCTGGACCGACCTGGACGGCAACCCGACCTCCGGCGGCGGCAAGGCCGTGCGTCCCGCGCTGGCGCTGCTGTCCGCCGAGGCCGCGGGCGCGCCCCCGGCCACCGGGCTGCCCGGCGCGGTCGCGGTGGAACTGGTGCACAACTTCTCGCTGCTGCACGACGACCTGATGGACGGCGACACCGAGCGGCGGCACCGGCCGACCGTGTGGGCGGTGCGCGGCGCGGCCAGCGCCATCCTCACCGGCGACGCGATGCTCGCCCTGGCCAACGAGGTCCTGCTGGACGCCGAGGGACCGGGCGCGGTCGCCGCGGCGCGCCTGCTGTCCGAGGCGGTCGGCGAGCTGATCCGCGGCCAGGTCCTCGACGTCGCCTTCGAGCAGCGCGACGACGTGAGCCTCGACGAGTGCCTGGACATGGCGGGCGGCAAGACCGGCGCGCTGCTGTCCGCCAGCTCCGCGATCGGCGCCGTGCTCGCCTGCGCGCCCGCCCGCACGGTCAGCGCGCTCGCCGAGTTCGGCGCCGACCTCGGCCTGGCGTTCCAGCTCGTCGACGACGTGCTCGGCATCTGGGGCGAGCCGTCGGTCACCGGCAAACCGGTGCACTCCGACCTGCGGGCCCGCAAGAAGAGCCTGCCGGTCACCTACGCCGTCACCCACGGCGGCGCGCCCGGCCGGGAGCTCGCCGCGTGGCTGACCGACGGCGACGTCGCCGACGACGCGGCCGTGCGCCGCGCCGCCGACCTGGTCGACCTGGCAGGCGGCCGCGCGTGGGCGCTGGAGGAAGCCCACCGCCGGATGGCGGCGGGACGGCAGAAGCTCGAGGACGCCGAGGTCCCGGGACGGGTGCGCGAGGAACTGCTGGCCCTCGCGCGGTTCATCGTGACCAGGGAGGCCTGA
- the shc gene encoding squalene--hopene cyclase, which translates to MTQTADPAARSAAGAAETLDRAVAHLKGLQRDGGWWKGELQTNVTMDAEDLLMREFLGIRTARETEEAARWIRSQQRADGTWATFHGGPGDLSTTLEAWVALRLAGDSPDEPHMRRAAEFVRAGGGVEASRVFTRIWLALFGLWSWDDLPNMPPELVLLPSWVPLNVYDWGCWARQTVVPLTVVSTLRPVRPLSFGIDELRTGVKRGGGLVAPWTWSGAFHYLDKALHLYAKVAVKPVREFAMRQAAEWILARQEADGGWGGIQPPWVYSLLALHLLGYSLDHPAMRAGLQGLEGFLIREETSEGTVRRLEACQSPVWDTALAITALLDAGAPADDPHVLKAVDWMLGEEITVRGDWAVRRPDLDPGGWAFEFANDLYPDTDDTAEVVLGLRRVAHPDRERLSGALDRAVAWVTGMQSRDGGWGAFDADNTQELTTKLPFCDFGAVIDPPSADVTAHVVEMLAKEGKTGSRECRRGVKWLLDHQEPDGSWFGRWGANYVYGTGAVVPALVEAGVPASATAIRRAVRWLAEHQNADGGWGEDLRSYRDPSWAGRGESTASQTAWALLALLAAGERDSEVTARGVRWLAETQRPDGTWDEPQFTGTGFPGDFYINYHLYRLVFPVTALGRYLERS; encoded by the coding sequence ATGACGCAGACCGCTGACCCGGCGGCGAGATCCGCCGCCGGCGCCGCCGAGACGCTGGACCGCGCTGTCGCCCACCTCAAGGGGCTGCAACGCGACGGCGGCTGGTGGAAGGGCGAGCTGCAGACCAACGTGACCATGGACGCCGAGGACCTGCTGATGCGGGAGTTCCTCGGCATCCGCACCGCGCGCGAGACCGAGGAGGCCGCGCGCTGGATCCGCTCGCAGCAGCGCGCGGACGGCACCTGGGCCACCTTCCACGGCGGCCCCGGCGACCTGTCGACCACGCTGGAGGCGTGGGTCGCGCTGCGGCTGGCCGGTGACTCGCCGGACGAGCCGCACATGCGGCGGGCCGCGGAGTTCGTCCGCGCAGGCGGCGGGGTCGAGGCCAGCCGCGTGTTCACCCGGATCTGGCTGGCGCTGTTCGGGCTGTGGTCCTGGGACGACCTGCCTAACATGCCGCCCGAGCTGGTGCTGCTGCCGTCCTGGGTGCCGCTCAACGTCTACGACTGGGGCTGCTGGGCGCGGCAGACCGTGGTGCCGCTGACCGTGGTCAGCACCCTGCGGCCGGTCCGCCCGCTGTCGTTCGGCATCGACGAGCTGCGCACCGGGGTCAAGCGCGGCGGCGGGCTCGTCGCGCCGTGGACCTGGTCCGGCGCCTTCCACTACCTCGACAAGGCGCTGCACCTCTACGCCAAGGTCGCGGTCAAGCCGGTGCGGGAGTTCGCGATGCGGCAGGCCGCGGAGTGGATCCTGGCCCGGCAGGAGGCCGACGGCGGGTGGGGCGGCATCCAGCCGCCGTGGGTGTACTCCCTGCTCGCGCTGCACCTGCTCGGCTACTCGCTGGACCACCCGGCGATGCGCGCGGGCCTGCAGGGCCTGGAGGGGTTCCTGATCCGCGAGGAGACGTCCGAGGGCACCGTGCGGCGGCTGGAGGCCTGCCAGTCGCCGGTGTGGGACACCGCGTTGGCGATCACCGCGCTGCTGGACGCGGGCGCGCCTGCCGACGACCCGCACGTGCTCAAGGCCGTCGACTGGATGCTCGGCGAGGAGATCACCGTGCGCGGCGACTGGGCCGTGCGGCGGCCCGATCTGGACCCGGGCGGCTGGGCGTTCGAGTTCGCCAACGACCTCTACCCGGACACCGACGACACCGCGGAAGTCGTGCTCGGCCTGCGCCGCGTCGCGCACCCGGACCGGGAGCGGCTGTCCGGAGCGCTGGACCGCGCCGTGGCGTGGGTGACCGGCATGCAGTCCCGCGACGGCGGCTGGGGCGCGTTCGACGCCGACAACACCCAGGAGCTGACCACCAAGCTGCCGTTCTGCGACTTCGGCGCGGTGATCGACCCGCCGTCCGCGGACGTCACCGCGCACGTGGTCGAGATGCTGGCCAAGGAAGGCAAGACCGGCAGCCGGGAATGCCGCCGCGGCGTGAAATGGCTGCTGGACCACCAGGAGCCCGACGGGTCGTGGTTCGGCCGGTGGGGCGCCAACTACGTGTACGGCACCGGTGCCGTCGTGCCCGCGCTCGTCGAGGCCGGGGTCCCGGCGTCGGCCACCGCGATCCGGCGTGCCGTGCGGTGGCTGGCCGAGCACCAGAACGCCGACGGCGGCTGGGGTGAGGACCTGCGCTCCTACCGCGACCCGTCCTGGGCCGGGCGCGGTGAGTCGACCGCGTCGCAGACCGCGTGGGCGCTGCTGGCGCTGCTCGCCGCGGGGGAGCGGGACTCCGAGGTGACCGCGCGCGGCGTCCGGTGGCTGGCCGAGACCCAGCGCCCCGACGGCACGTGGGACGAGCCCCAGTTCACCGGCACCGGCTTCCCCGGCGACTTCTACATCAACTACCACCTGTACCGGCTGGTGTTCCCGGTGACCGCGCTCGGCCGGTACCTGGAACGGTCATGA
- a CDS encoding PucR family transcriptional regulator gives MTGRRTETSDGTLADLAKATSERLPRMLDDVARLLNEHWPDYAEFIVTERDEVLVSANMFLQRLLRMAKWDIAELSGIADQGADRFGEQPLFEEIGRAQWQQGRDLTSLLSAYQIGARVAWHHVAEVALEVGVPSDMFASLAEAVFIFVDQLSSASARGYVLEQSESAAMRERLRDELADMLLSDRSDSAAIRDAAARVDWPLPRQAAVVLVEPDNPVGSALLGRLGNSSLHVRRQRLVCAIVPDPDGPQRRERLASALRGAGAVVGHAVPLERLPASMHVAELAAQLRRTHVLEDDPVFVDEHLDSIIVHRDAKLFDAMRHQCLAPLAHLGPVTRKRLCETLACWLRHLGDRRAMAEELHIHPQTVRYRMTQLRELFGESLDDPDNRRRLTLALAWGTSDPGEV, from the coding sequence ATGACGGGCAGACGCACGGAGACCAGCGACGGCACGCTGGCCGATCTGGCGAAGGCGACCTCGGAACGGCTGCCGCGCATGCTGGACGACGTGGCGCGGCTGCTCAACGAGCACTGGCCGGACTACGCGGAGTTCATCGTCACCGAACGGGACGAGGTCCTGGTCTCCGCCAACATGTTCCTGCAGCGGCTGCTGCGGATGGCCAAATGGGACATCGCGGAATTGTCCGGCATCGCGGACCAGGGCGCGGACCGGTTCGGCGAGCAGCCGCTGTTCGAGGAGATCGGGCGGGCGCAGTGGCAGCAGGGCCGCGACCTGACGAGCCTGTTGTCGGCGTACCAGATCGGCGCGCGGGTGGCGTGGCACCACGTCGCCGAGGTCGCGCTCGAGGTCGGTGTCCCCTCCGACATGTTCGCCTCGCTGGCCGAGGCGGTGTTCATCTTCGTGGACCAGCTGTCCTCGGCGTCGGCGCGCGGTTACGTGCTGGAGCAGTCCGAATCCGCGGCGATGCGGGAGCGGTTGCGCGACGAGCTCGCGGACATGCTGCTGTCCGACCGTTCCGATTCCGCCGCGATCCGCGACGCCGCGGCCCGGGTGGACTGGCCGCTGCCGCGGCAGGCGGCGGTCGTCCTGGTGGAGCCGGACAACCCGGTCGGCAGCGCACTGCTGGGGCGGCTCGGGAACTCGTCGCTGCACGTCCGGCGGCAGCGGCTGGTCTGCGCCATCGTGCCCGATCCGGACGGGCCGCAGCGGCGGGAGCGGCTGGCGTCGGCGCTGCGGGGCGCGGGCGCGGTGGTCGGGCACGCGGTGCCGCTGGAACGCCTGCCCGCCAGCATGCACGTCGCCGAGCTGGCCGCGCAGCTGCGCCGCACGCACGTGCTGGAGGACGACCCGGTGTTCGTGGACGAGCACCTGGACTCGATCATCGTGCACCGCGACGCGAAGCTGTTCGACGCGATGCGGCACCAGTGCCTCGCCCCGCTGGCGCATCTCGGGCCGGTGACGCGCAAGCGGTTGTGCGAGACGCTCGCCTGCTGGCTGCGGCACCTCGGCGACCGCCGCGCGATGGCGGAGGAACTGCACATCCACCCGCAGACGGTGCGCTACCGGATGACCCAGCTGCGTGAGCTGTTCGGCGAGAGCCTGGACGATCCGGACAACCGCCGCCGCCTCACGCTCGCCCTCGCCTGGGGCACCTCGGACCCCGGCGAAGTGTAG
- the hpnD gene encoding presqualene diphosphate synthase HpnD, which produces MTTIEQAYATCEDITRTEARNFYWGIRLLTRQRRSALCAVYALARRVDDIGDGDLPVEEKAAQLEIVRKELAALDRSTDPVMVAVADAAHRYPVPLEAFEELLDGVWMDIEGRRYGTFDELTEYCRCVAGSIGRLCLGVFGHKPHPQAARYADALGIALQQTNILRDIREDLLNGRIYLPTEDLDAFGVELRITDGALADPDGGLANLIRHSAARAREWYADGMRLGPLLDRRSGACCLAMAGIYRQLLERIADDPAAVYDKRLSLSGREKLGVAVRALGGRAA; this is translated from the coding sequence ATGACCACGATCGAACAGGCCTACGCCACCTGCGAGGACATCACCAGGACGGAGGCCCGCAACTTCTACTGGGGCATCCGGCTGCTCACCCGTCAACGCCGCTCGGCGCTGTGCGCGGTGTACGCGCTGGCGCGGCGCGTCGACGACATCGGCGACGGCGACCTGCCGGTCGAGGAGAAGGCCGCGCAGCTGGAGATCGTGCGCAAGGAGCTGGCCGCGCTGGACCGCAGCACCGACCCGGTGATGGTCGCGGTCGCCGACGCCGCCCACCGCTACCCGGTGCCGCTGGAGGCGTTCGAGGAGCTGCTCGACGGCGTCTGGATGGACATCGAGGGCCGCCGCTACGGCACCTTCGACGAGCTGACCGAGTACTGCCGGTGCGTTGCCGGGTCGATCGGACGGTTGTGCCTGGGCGTGTTCGGGCACAAACCGCACCCGCAGGCCGCCCGCTACGCCGACGCGCTCGGCATCGCCCTGCAGCAGACGAACATCCTCCGCGACATCCGCGAAGACCTCCTGAACGGCCGGATCTACCTGCCGACGGAGGACCTCGACGCGTTCGGCGTCGAGCTGCGGATCACCGACGGCGCGCTGGCCGATCCGGACGGCGGCCTGGCGAACCTCATCCGGCACAGCGCCGCCCGCGCCCGCGAGTGGTACGCCGACGGCATGCGGCTGGGCCCGCTGCTGGACCGCCGCAGCGGCGCGTGCTGCCTGGCGATGGCCGGCATCTACCGGCAGCTGCTCGAACGGATCGCCGACGACCCCGCCGCGGTGTACGACAAGCGGCTTTCGTTGTCCGGGCGGGAAAAGCTGGGCGTCGCGGTCCGCGCGCTGGGCGGGCGGGCGGCATGA
- the hpnE gene encoding hydroxysqualene dehydroxylase HpnE — MRQRVAVVGGGLAGITAALRCADAGHEVTLLESRGLLGGLTHSFTRDGLHVDNGQHVFLRCCTSYLDFLRRLGVMDRVHLQPRLEIPVRSPRLRRPVWLRRNPLPAPLHLADSVLRYTPLGLGDRMRFAGAALALKSVDPAAPSSDRRTFGEWLSAHGQSRDAITKLWDLVGIATLNAPAERASLGLAATVFQVGLLTDADAADIGWATVPLRRLHGEPALARLTEAGATVRLNAKVTGLSRADGCWRIGTDEPVEADQVVLAVPPPVAAKLLPEGAVRLPPDFAGELGSSPIVNAHVVLDRPVTDEPFFAVVDSPLQWVFDRTASAGLDRGQYLAISLSAAEEEIDLPVRALRERLLPALREVLPAARGAEVLDFFVTRERHATFRPAPGSAGLRPQARTRAPGLVLAGAWTATGWPATMEGAVRSGEAAAQAVLGVSTGAPGRSEGIPA, encoded by the coding sequence ATGAGGCAGCGGGTCGCGGTCGTCGGTGGCGGGCTCGCCGGGATCACCGCGGCCCTGCGCTGCGCCGACGCCGGGCACGAGGTGACGCTGCTGGAGTCCCGCGGCCTGCTGGGCGGCCTGACGCACTCGTTCACCCGCGACGGCCTGCACGTCGACAACGGGCAGCACGTGTTCCTCCGCTGCTGCACCTCGTACCTGGACTTCCTGCGGCGGCTCGGGGTGATGGACCGCGTGCACCTCCAGCCGCGCCTGGAGATCCCGGTGCGCTCGCCGCGGCTGCGCCGCCCGGTGTGGCTGCGCCGCAACCCGCTGCCCGCGCCGCTGCACCTCGCGGACTCGGTGCTGCGCTACACCCCGCTCGGTCTCGGCGACCGGATGCGCTTCGCCGGCGCCGCGCTCGCGCTGAAGTCGGTCGACCCGGCCGCGCCCAGCTCCGACCGGCGCACGTTCGGCGAATGGCTGTCCGCGCACGGGCAGAGCCGGGACGCGATCACGAAACTCTGGGACCTGGTGGGCATCGCGACGCTGAACGCCCCCGCGGAGCGGGCGTCGCTCGGCCTGGCCGCGACCGTCTTCCAGGTGGGCCTGCTGACCGACGCCGACGCGGCGGACATCGGCTGGGCGACCGTCCCGCTGCGGCGGCTGCACGGCGAGCCCGCGCTGGCCCGGCTGACCGAGGCGGGCGCCACCGTCCGGCTCAACGCCAAGGTGACCGGGCTGTCCCGCGCGGACGGCTGCTGGCGGATCGGGACCGACGAGCCGGTCGAGGCCGACCAGGTCGTGCTCGCCGTGCCGCCCCCGGTCGCGGCGAAACTGCTGCCCGAGGGCGCGGTCCGGCTGCCCCCGGACTTCGCCGGTGAGCTGGGCAGCTCGCCGATCGTCAACGCGCACGTCGTCCTCGACCGCCCGGTCACGGACGAGCCGTTCTTCGCCGTCGTCGACTCGCCGCTGCAGTGGGTGTTCGACCGCACCGCCTCGGCCGGTCTCGACCGCGGCCAGTACCTGGCGATCTCGCTGTCCGCGGCCGAGGAGGAGATCGACCTGCCGGTGCGGGCGCTGCGGGAACGCCTGCTGCCCGCGCTGCGCGAGGTGTTGCCCGCCGCCCGCGGCGCGGAGGTGCTCGACTTCTTCGTGACACGTGAACGGCACGCCACGTTCCGTCCCGCGCCGGGCAGCGCGGGACTGCGCCCGCAGGCCCGCACCCGCGCCCCGGGGCTGGTCCTGGCAGGCGCGTGGACCGCCACCGGGTGGCCGGCGACCATGGAGGGCGCCGTGCGCAGCGGTGAGGCGGCCGCCCAAGCCGTGCTCGGGGTCTCCACAGGGGCGCCGGGCCGATCGGAAGGGATACCCGCATGA
- the ispH gene encoding 4-hydroxy-3-methylbut-2-enyl diphosphate reductase, which yields MSGVVVAPMRVEASALRTPGLVVLRGGMGPRRAAESAQRLAAAGRPVLVAGVGGALVPEVRPGDLVVATEIDGPDGRVPLHSAPVLAAALRRLGLTVHLGPIASAPSVVDGAERARYARNGALAVDMESAEFASLPGPVAVVRAIVDTPDQPLWRPGTVLRGLTGLRSLRAAVPALREWCEAAGEGELRLASPRSFCAGVERAIEIVERALERYGAPVYVRRQVVHNAHVVRRLEALGAVFVQEVEEVPRGATTVLAAHGVAPAVRAAAQARDLRVIDATCPLVMKVHTEVKRYTGRGDTVFLIGHADHEEVEGTVGEAPERIVVVEDAEAAAHVRAPDGGVAYAMQTTLAVDEAEEIASVLRSRFPGIEGPRRDDICYATTNRQRAVTAVAEEADLVLVVGSANSSNSLRLVEVARRRGTRARLVDDVSEVDLRWLAGAKRIGITAGASAPPDLVAELVRCLRGLGRSTVTESAEAVEDVVFTLPREVS from the coding sequence ATGAGCGGCGTCGTGGTCGCGCCGATGCGCGTCGAGGCCTCCGCGCTGCGGACGCCGGGCCTGGTCGTGCTGCGCGGCGGGATGGGTCCGCGCCGCGCGGCGGAATCGGCGCAGCGGCTGGCCGCGGCCGGGCGGCCGGTCCTGGTCGCCGGGGTCGGCGGGGCGCTGGTGCCGGAGGTGCGGCCGGGCGACCTGGTGGTGGCGACCGAGATCGACGGCCCGGACGGGCGGGTGCCGCTGCACTCGGCACCGGTGCTCGCCGCGGCGTTGCGGCGGCTCGGGTTGACCGTCCACCTCGGACCGATCGCGTCCGCGCCCTCCGTCGTGGACGGTGCGGAACGGGCCAGGTATGCGCGGAACGGCGCGCTGGCTGTCGACATGGAGTCCGCGGAGTTCGCGTCGCTGCCTGGCCCGGTCGCGGTCGTGCGGGCCATTGTGGACACCCCGGACCAGCCGCTGTGGCGGCCGGGCACTGTGTTGCGGGGCCTGACCGGCCTGCGGTCGCTGCGGGCCGCGGTCCCGGCGCTGCGCGAGTGGTGCGAGGCGGCGGGGGAGGGCGAACTGCGGCTCGCCAGCCCGCGCTCGTTCTGCGCCGGCGTCGAGCGCGCCATCGAGATCGTCGAGCGGGCGCTGGAGCGCTACGGTGCGCCGGTCTACGTGCGCCGCCAGGTGGTGCACAACGCGCACGTGGTGCGGCGGCTGGAGGCGCTGGGCGCGGTGTTCGTGCAGGAGGTCGAGGAGGTGCCGCGCGGCGCGACGACGGTGCTGGCCGCGCACGGCGTCGCCCCGGCCGTGCGCGCCGCGGCGCAGGCGCGGGACCTGCGGGTGATCGACGCGACCTGCCCGCTGGTGATGAAGGTGCACACCGAGGTCAAGCGCTACACCGGCCGCGGTGACACGGTGTTCCTCATCGGGCACGCCGACCACGAGGAGGTCGAGGGCACGGTCGGGGAGGCGCCGGAGCGGATCGTCGTGGTCGAGGATGCCGAGGCGGCCGCGCACGTGCGGGCGCCCGACGGCGGCGTGGCCTACGCGATGCAGACCACGCTGGCCGTGGACGAGGCGGAGGAGATCGCCTCGGTGCTGCGCTCGCGGTTCCCCGGCATCGAGGGCCCGCGGCGCGACGACATCTGTTACGCCACCACCAACCGCCAGCGCGCGGTGACGGCGGTGGCCGAGGAGGCGGACCTCGTCCTCGTGGTCGGCTCGGCGAACTCGTCCAACTCGTTGCGCCTGGTGGAAGTGGCGCGGCGGCGGGGAACCCGGGCCAGGCTCGTCGACGACGTGTCCGAAGTGGACCTGCGCTGGCTGGCCGGGGCGAAGCGGATCGGGATCACCGCGGGCGCCTCGGCCCCACCGGACCTGGTGGCGGAGCTGGTGCGGTGCCTTCGCGGGCTGGGCCGGTCGACGGTGACCGAGAGCGCGGAGGCCGTTGAGGACGTGGTTTTCACACTACCCCGGGAGGTGAGCTAG
- the hpnC gene encoding squalene synthase HpnC — translation MAPAPPGPGTVGDRVLREKERAENFPVALRILPRDLRADLVAVYDVARVIDDLGDESAVEDRTPGLLRFQRDLERAFQGDQPHERVLRDLLPAIHRRDLELDPFNRLVRANLQDQRVASYATQAELEDYCVLSADPVGRIVLRVFGVRDPVAERLSDRVCTALQLIEHCQDVAEDRRNGRVYLPKAGLAAFGATEADLDATTTSRPVRLAVAAQTARALDLLTEGAALLDRLHGWARLAVAGYVAGGLATLDALRRARWDVLARTPRPRKTDVLAHLIALLVRPSAHVRRIREGGRLR, via the coding sequence ATGGCTCCCGCACCCCCTGGTCCCGGCACGGTCGGCGACCGCGTGCTGCGTGAAAAGGAACGGGCCGAGAACTTTCCGGTAGCACTGCGGATACTTCCCCGTGACCTGCGCGCGGACCTGGTGGCGGTGTACGACGTCGCGCGTGTCATCGACGATCTGGGTGACGAGTCAGCAGTCGAGGACCGCACGCCCGGGTTATTGCGATTCCAGCGCGATCTGGAACGCGCCTTTCAGGGGGACCAACCACACGAACGGGTATTGCGTGATCTTCTTCCCGCGATTCACCGGCGCGATCTGGAACTCGACCCGTTCAATCGCCTGGTGCGGGCGAACCTCCAGGACCAGCGCGTCGCGTCCTACGCCACGCAGGCCGAACTGGAGGACTACTGCGTGCTCTCCGCCGATCCGGTGGGCCGGATCGTGCTGCGTGTCTTCGGTGTGCGCGACCCCGTCGCCGAGCGCCTGTCCGACCGGGTGTGCACCGCGCTGCAGCTGATCGAGCACTGCCAGGACGTGGCCGAGGACCGCCGCAACGGGCGGGTGTACCTGCCGAAGGCCGGCCTGGCCGCGTTCGGCGCGACCGAGGCCGACCTGGACGCCACCACGACGAGCCGGCCGGTGCGGCTGGCCGTCGCCGCCCAGACCGCCCGCGCGCTCGACCTGCTCACCGAGGGCGCGGCGCTGCTGGACCGGCTGCACGGCTGGGCGCGGCTCGCGGTGGCCGGCTACGTCGCCGGGGGACTGGCCACCCTCGACGCGCTGCGCCGCGCCCGCTGGGACGTCCTGGCCCGCACCCCGCGCCCGCGCAAGACCGACGTCCTGGCGCACCTGATCGCCCTGCTGGTGCGCCCGTCCGCCCATGTCCGACGGATCCGGGAAGGTGGTCGGCTCAGATGA
- the hpnH gene encoding adenosyl-hopene transferase HpnH yields MGMPLRQSIRLGAFLAKQKLLRKEKFAILVELEPLFACNLKCGGCGKIQQPAHLLKQRMPVQQAVGAVEESGAPMVSIAGGEPLMHPQIHEITRILLERNKIVFLCTNALLLPKHIHKFKPHRNFTWMVHIDGLEEKHDASVRKEGGFQAAVEAIQLAKSKGFKVMTNTTFFNTDTPQDVIDVLDYLNDVVKVDNMQLSPGYAYEKAPDQEHFLGVQQTRELFSKAFADGRRKKWRLNHSPVFLDFIEGKRDLECTPWGIPSYSLLGWQRPCYLLDDGYAKTWRELIEETEWDKFGRGKDPRCANCMAHCGYEPTAVIATTSSLKETIRAAVSV; encoded by the coding sequence ATGGGCATGCCATTACGCCAGTCGATCCGGCTGGGTGCGTTCCTGGCCAAGCAGAAGCTGCTGCGCAAGGAGAAGTTTGCGATCCTGGTCGAGCTGGAACCGTTGTTCGCGTGCAACCTCAAGTGCGGTGGCTGCGGGAAGATCCAGCAGCCGGCGCACCTGCTGAAGCAGCGGATGCCGGTGCAGCAGGCCGTGGGCGCCGTGGAGGAGAGCGGCGCGCCGATGGTGTCCATCGCCGGTGGTGAACCGCTGATGCACCCGCAGATCCACGAGATCACGCGGATCCTGCTGGAGCGCAACAAGATCGTGTTCCTGTGCACGAACGCGCTGCTGCTGCCCAAGCACATCCACAAGTTCAAGCCGCACCGCAACTTCACCTGGATGGTCCACATCGACGGGCTCGAGGAGAAGCACGACGCGTCGGTGCGCAAGGAGGGCGGTTTCCAGGCCGCGGTCGAGGCGATCCAGCTCGCGAAGTCCAAGGGCTTCAAGGTGATGACGAACACGACGTTCTTCAACACCGACACCCCGCAGGACGTCATCGACGTGCTGGACTACCTCAACGACGTGGTCAAGGTCGACAACATGCAGCTCTCGCCGGGGTACGCCTACGAGAAGGCCCCGGACCAGGAGCACTTCCTCGGGGTGCAGCAGACGCGGGAGCTGTTCTCCAAGGCCTTCGCCGACGGGCGCCGCAAGAAGTGGCGGCTCAACCACTCGCCCGTGTTCCTCGACTTCATCGAGGGCAAGCGGGACCTGGAGTGCACGCCGTGGGGGATCCCGTCGTACTCGCTGCTGGGCTGGCAGCGGCCGTGCTACCTGCTCGACGACGGCTACGCCAAGACCTGGCGGGAGCTGATCGAGGAGACGGAGTGGGACAAGTTCGGCCGCGGCAAGGACCCGAGGTGCGCCAACTGCATGGCGCACTGCGGCTACGAACCGACGGCCGTGATCGCGACGACGAGCAGCCTGAAGGAGACGATCCGCGCCGCCGTGAGCGTGTAG